A window from Leptospira semungkisensis encodes these proteins:
- a CDS encoding HAMP domain-containing protein: FASEVTRVAREVGTEGKLGGQADVRGVAGTWKDLTDSVNSMASNLTGQVRNIADVTTAVATGDLSKKITVDVKGEILELKDTINTMMDQLNSFASEVTRVAREVGTEGKLGGQADVRGVAGTWKDLTD; the protein is encoded by the coding sequence TTCGCATCTGAGGTAACCCGGGTTGCTCGAGAAGTGGGAACAGAAGGAAAGCTTGGAGGACAAGCAGACGTTCGAGGAGTTGCGGGAACCTGGAAAGACTTAACAGACAGCGTAAATTCCATGGCATCCAACCTTACAGGCCAGGTGCGTAACATTGCAGATGTAACAACCGCAGTGGCAACAGGAGATTTATCTAAAAAGATCACAGTGGATGTTAAGGGAGAGATCCTAGAGCTGAAAGACACGATTAACACCATGATGGACCAGTTAAACTCTTTCGCATCTGAGGTAACACGGGTTGCTCGAGAAGTGGGAACAGAAGGAAAGCTTGGCGGACAAGCGGACGTTCGAGGAGTTGCGGGAACTTGGAAAGATTTAACAGACAG